One genomic window of Lytechinus variegatus isolate NC3 chromosome 1, Lvar_3.0, whole genome shotgun sequence includes the following:
- the LOC121422930 gene encoding protocadherin Fat 1-like isoform X6, which translates to MGVYVLTVEAVDPDTSSSGNLTYRLKTNSAKKYFTIDERTGVISTASKALDREAKRGDEHHFEVEVSDNGSPSLKSIAKVVITIEDENDNDPKFIPASTVTIPAINEPGERRFVSRMMAIDKDVGSNSDLSYFIRDGNTQSRFYIDATTGVVTCSKTLSEGERYVLQIEVKDNGPSRRRSDIARLPIVVTAAPVESSNAPIFDTLMETETRITESDAVGSFINYVFAIDPDGDEVRYAINDGNEDGAFFIDPQGGFILIAQPLDSETKSSYNLTISASDGFNEATTMIHILVTDVNDNPPILEQELYEIDIPENTRVNSPVLQIMATDHDATDRLVFTLPSTSDPASRYRFRIDNHNGVIYLNESLDHESQRQHVLNVEVKDYNYGTHRTYARVVVNVMDSNDHMPEFSAESYEGKVFETAAVGTRVVDVFAFDRDQGSNAELTYSIVQATRHDDLRGNIGQAFNIDPILGTVTVGHELDIEQEAKYSLVVRATDHGVQPLSNVCFVNVTVTLSNNAPPRFREEEYIREVAENLLGNQFVAQISAVSRSSVYYEITRGNDDRRFDINSNSGIITTVMPLDYEEVSMYNLTVQATNMVGLRTNTCLVIHVQDVNDNSPVFSSVEYVGSISESASLKSVVLDEDSRPLVISAEDADSGPNAHLVYEIIERDAQMYFSIDESTGAIRTKMPLDHERIPEFEFSVQVHDTGSPQMMADKPARVRITIIDINDSMPQFVKAVFEAQLLLPTYAGVYVLTVTAVDDDEVSMSQLEYSIHEGDRSHHFSIDPRSGDIFVANGTNLRSDYDLTVRVTDGLNINHAQVLIHVEARPTSSLRFPANECYAIIRENSSTVHDVAVLSVIGSTLNEPLTYTILNPSTMFSIKPTSGIVRNTGIPFDREEQDSYHIVVEARDRRDPPRVAHIIVNVEILDINDNPPIFIHHQYNAIVQVDANVGEVVRQVTAIDRDVSKNGEVQYTLVEGGEGHFAIDSNTGVITVLEKLGANSQNKNFTLKIKASDRGKPNHSTVVNVPITVRNKAMPVFEEQYYRSTIPEDLELHSAVLQIQAISPHGRDLIYSIGEGDEFNQFDINPLTGVINLIGAVDYETRQLYSLEVLASDTLTGASAMVTVDITISDVNDVMPSFNQKIYQAVLSEAVPVGSTVLQISTTDQDSPKNSGVRYQIVQSDNQTGHFHIAANSGLILTSHVLDYEEHKMHNFLVVATDSGMPPLRSETRVSIRITDMNDNPPQFVHRDYYCSVSEIAERGAFVTAVSATDRDISDMDQLTYSIVSGNEDMTFTINKKTGIISLSNSQKPQLMTGRGYHQLNVSTSDHVFTSSATVHINVTRVNRHPPVFSQEEYITDFMENGTAGEVVFQVMASDDDSGDNGVVTYSIISAEARRMFDIDSETGVLMSEMPIEGDSREIHSRMLLDLESVSDRMLPVPIMAVDGGGKTAYTTVNVILNDRNDNVPRFEMREYKAFTRSNVEIDVPILVVTATDVDSGSNALLTYSFESGTAQSALDLFEIDPKTGSISASSSLQGEEGSTFQFFVGVTDSGNPPLNWVTAAEIYVLSEDDELPVFDGLVNEPDIDVAENTPVGTVLSSFLAHSNSSLTYSLVPGNEVHTNDPSHFSIDEHGNLTLVSALDFESVSWYKLIIKASTNTEPSISAYFTVLVTVTDVNDNMPVFEDVAYNIKVPENTPVDDAILKVVARDADAGSNGQVLYYLDVENDLEVFEKFELNEMTGILTIQEGLDRETAITYDILILARDVTNEDFTSTATVHVTVMDFNDSPPRFTQKVYPGEVLESDPIGTVTVSIEAVDGDIGANAQVVYYITSGDPFNHFAIESNSGMIYVTNPLDRELKDTYRLNVTATDGLFSDTAQVVISVQDINDNSPVCAQTLYTENIRENLASGHYILHVTASDADIGSNAEITFSLEGEGSELFTIEKDQDQNTGTVRTSGTLDYEAQQFYRFQVIASDGGGLSCSSDISIGLLDVNDNPPAFSQLIYNVSVSENTTVNTLLTRVQAIDPDKDANRRHRFSISDGNSEGTFSLDDESGILTLIQPLDRELRSHYNLTLGVTDILQASLTTSAQLIVNVLDENDNEPQFESDLYNASIAEDAEIGSIVVTVLAISQDVGLNAEIMYQIVSGNEHGKFKIDSTTGEISVAFELDFEMSNKYYLTVKATDMGTNPLSDTTTINIFITDANDNSPVFSEDIYSISVNEAARVEGDVIQVMATDEDSGDNGRVSYSIVHGNLFNQFTINPDNGLVSLALELDREQISSYSLGVRASDAGEEPRYTDVTVQIIVDDINDNPPLLPRQNYTIIRQEDTAVEADLLQLNATDLDTQANGPPFIFEIVRGNDNGAFFITSTNMLRNRIWFNRDIETQYNLTIKVSDSARSPLYSLSYITIIIIDPMNMPEVVTPVKISINSFEETFPGGWIGQISASDADPYDELVFELQNDNVFRIGRDDGLIIAPPDLDEGFYHINASVSDGQFTVYAEANVTVQMLNQAMLNNSVTITFADVTPEEFLPNSGIFMYTVANHFSGATPEDVTIITFHPSAENNDNTDVVFSIHRSKSRESFFKPKQIQRQMDSLSAALHERMKHDVVSAVSDLCTADSCEESYICNNIVRLDFSDILTFTTDDESFVSSRLYRDFTCTCIVDSCVTTTKKPTTTKATTTTTPKPRTPSVINDPCASNPCHANMNCRRDGYSGYVCECMDDSLSCLPGPDEAMNFNGQSYVTYTDLVLSTSSTLFSASINTDRPNGVIMDGAGEFDYSVLEIENGYLTYRLNCGTGEAKIRITQKKVNDFDWHKISINREKNHAVLTLDGQYTAEGTAPGENQDLNIDTISIGSSPPAKGRARRSADIGFTGCMGGLSLDNSPLPLLGDSVQPHNIGKCQRRWPMDCSPNPCENDGNCLDYGYSITCDCLHNWSGERCEIKNCQDDVDCEEYPTITSGFPLRLIIIIIGVLVAIIIIVFILAACRYHRNKRRRSRYPPRDGMGRSYDEDYKRDSKLSDSDYPLSLPLNPIATPPSPTPPPLPTRPASYTRSNHNSLNNLDRDRHDDIPYHGQPISMPPSLAPVPSNSASDSDSIAKPTWEFDTPSTHNSFIDGRDSNKGLSPHPMQHSQPSILPPVRRGLNTPMNIRHPPVESPPAYRAVNPNQADMVSMSSVNTENEDDGLRGFQWDYSDWVQHPEALNNIPEIPPRAPRDSPTNVSTTTSHINEDDDYETEDDEDEYVGGDDTDYPPENDDMPIARAAQHFRRELENYPPMDDYDGLPLNAINMHPGHYLPSHGGSTSEVPPDYEGTGGSPDHETTPFLVPQRNHLARGPDYRRPISDISQDALSMSMYTSTNASCSDVSALEPDSEINLSEFEFDIEDHLTNLQTSTDV; encoded by the exons GTTGAGGTGTCAGACAATGGGAGCCCATCCCTCAAGTCTATTGCCAAAGTAGTGATCACCATTGAAGACGAGAATGACAATGACCCCAAGTTTATCCCTGCCTCTACTGTTACCATCCCGGCAATCAACGAGCCTGGGGAACGACGCTTCGTCTCCCGCATGATGGCAATAGACAAGGACGTGGGTTCCAATTCTGACCTGAGCTACTTCATCAGGGATGGGAATACGCAATCTCGCTTCTATATCGATGCGACGACAGGGGTTGTGACATGCAGTAAGACCCTCAGTGAAGGGGAGAGATACGTTCTTCAA attgaagtGAAAGACAATGGCCCGAGCCGTCGACGTAGCGACATTGCGAGACTCCCTATCGTAGTAACTGCTGCCCCAGTGGAGTCCTCCAACGCCCCAATATTTGACACACTGATGGAGACGGAGACTCGGATCACAGAGAGTGATGCAGTAGGAAGCTTCATCAACTACGTCTTTGCCATTGATCCTGATGGTGATGAAGTCAGATATGCTATCAATG ATGGTAATGAGGATGGAGCGTTCTTCATTGATCCTCAGGGTGGTTTTATCTTGATAGCCCAGCCCCTGGATAGTGAGACAAAGTCTTCTTATAATCTCACCATCTCAGCTTCAGATGGATTCAATGAAGCTACAACTATG ATTCACATCCTAGTTACCGATGTCAATGACAATCCTCCCATCCTCGAGCAGGAGCTGTACGAGATCGACATACCAGAAAATACCCGGGTCAACAGCCCAGTCCTCCAGATCATGGCCACTGACCACGACGCCACCGACCGCCTCGTCTTCACCCTCCCGAGCACCTCCGACCCGGCCAGTCGCTACCGCTTCCGCATCGACAACCACAACGGCGTCATCTACCTCAACGAGAGCCTGGACCACGAGTCGCAGCGGCAGCATGTGCTCAACGTGGAGGTCAAGGATTACAACTACGGCACCCATCGGACCTATGCCAGGGTGGTCGTCAATGTTATGGATTCTAATGATCACATGCCGGAGTTCAGCGCCGAGAGCTACGAGGGGAAGGTGTTTGAAACCGCGGCTGTTGGGACTCGTGTGGTCGATGTCTTTGCGTTTGATAGGGATCAGGGTTCAAATGCTGAACTAACTTATTCCATAGTTCAAG CGACAAGGCACGACGATCTCAGAG GAAACATTGGTCAAGCCTTCAACATTGACCCAATCCTTGGGACAGTGACCGTTGGACATGAGCTGGACATTGAACAGGAGGCCAAATATTCCCTGGTCGTGCGAGCTACTGACCATGGTGTCCAACCTCTCAGCAATGTCTGCTTCGTCAATGTAACCGTCACTCTCTCCAACAATGCTCCACCGAGGTTCAGAGAAGAAGAGTACATCAGGGAAGTGGCTGAGAATCTCCTGGGGAATCAGTTTGTGGCCCAGATTTCAGCTGTTAGTCGCTCATCGGTCTATTACGAGATCACCAGAGGTAATGATGACAGGCGCTTCGATATTAACTCCAACTCCGGTATCATCACAACAGTGATGCCTCTGGATTATGAAGAAGTCAGCATGTACAACCTGACAGTACAGGCAACCAATATGGTGGGACTTCGTACTAATACTTGTCTGGTGATCCACGTCCAGGATGTCAATGATAACTCACCCGTTTTCAGTTCCGTGGAGTATGTGGGTAGCATCTCAGAATCGGCGTCGCTCAAGAGTGTGGTCTTAGATGAGGACAGTCGTCCATTGGTTATCAGCGCAGAGGATGCAGATTCGGGTCCCAATGCTCACCTGGTCTATGAGATCATTGAGAGAGATGCACAGATGTACTTCAGTATTGATGAAAGCACTGGAGCCATCCGTACCAAAATGCCTCTGGATCATGAGCGTATACCTGAGTTTGAGTTCTCTGTCCAGGTCCATGACACAGGCAGTCCCCAGATGATGGCTGACAAGCCTGCTAGGGTAAGGATCACTATCATCGATATCAACGACTCAATGCCGCAGTTTGTCAAGGCAGTCTTTGAAGCACAGCTCCTCTTGCCAACCTATGCTGGAGTGTATGTTTTGACGGTAACGGctgttgatgatgacgaagtCAGCATGTCTCAGCTGGAATACTCAATTCATGAAGGTGACCGCAGTCACCACTTCAGTATTGATCCAAGATCTGGGGATATCTTTGTTGCAAATGGCACAAACCTGAGAAGCGATTATGACCTGACTGTCCGGGTCACCGATGGCCTCAATATCAACCACGCCCAGGTTCTGATCCATGTTGAAGCTCGCCCAACCTCCAGCTTGCGCTTCCCAGCCAACGAGTGCTACGCAATCATCCGTGAAAACTCAAGTACTGTCCATGATGTAGCCGTTCTCTCCGTCATAGGCAGCACCCTCAATGAACCACTCACCTACACCATCCTGAACCCTTCAACAATGTTCTCCATCAAACCCACCTCAGGGATTGTAAGAAATACTGGCATTCCCTTCGACAGGGAGGAGCAGGACAGCTATCACATTGTGGTTGAGGCCAGAGACAGACGTGATCCACCCAGAGTAGCCCACATCATCGTCAATGTTGAGATCCTGGACATCAATGACAACCCACCAATCTTCATCCATCATCAGTACAATGCCATTGTCCAGGTGGATGCCAATGTTGGAGAGGTTGTACGACAG GTTACAGCTATTGACAGAGATGTAAGCAAGAATGGCGAGGTTCAGTACACCCTGGTAGAAGGTGGTGAAGGTCACTTTGCCATCGATTCCAACACTGGTGTCATCACAGTCCTTGAGAAGCTTGGTGCCAACTCACAGAACAAGAACTTTACACTCAAGATCAAGGCGAGCGATAGAG GCAAGCCCAACCACAGCACAGTGGTGAATGTTCCGATCACAGTCCGCAACAAGGCCATGCCAGTCTTTGAGGAGCAGTACTATCGCTCAACCATCCCTGAAGATCTAGAGCTACACTCTGCCGTGCTGCAGATTCAAGCCATCTCACCCCATGGAAGGGATCTCATCTACAGCATCGGTGAAGGAGATGAGTTCAACCAGTTTGATATAAATCCTCTAACAG GAGTGATTAACCTGATTGGAGCTGTAGACTACGAGACCCGTCAACTCTACAGCCTTGAGGTCCTAGCAAGCGACACTTTGACAGGAGCATCGGCTATGGTCACTGTGGACATCACCATCAGCGACGTCAATGATGTGATGCCAAGCTTCAACCAGAAAATCTACCAAGCAGTGCTGTCTGAGGCAGTCCCGGTCGGCTCTACAGTCCTCCAAATCAGCACCACTGATCAGGATTCACCCAAGAACAGCGGTGTCCGCTACCAGATTGTCCAGAGTGACAACCAGACGGGACACTTCCACATCGCAGCCAACAGCGGACTCATCCTCACCTCGCATGTGCTGGATTATGAAGAACACAAGATGCACAACTTTCTTGTAGTAGCAACGGACAGTGGGATGCCACCGCTGAGAAGCGAGACGAGAGTCAGTATCCGAATAACCGACATGAATGACAACCCTCCGCAGTTTGTCCACCGGGATTATTACTGTTCAGTGAGCGAGATTGCAGAGAGGGGTGCCTTTGTGACGGCTGTGTCAGCAACAGACAGGGATATCTCTGACATGGATCAGCTGACCTATTCCATTGTGTCAGGAAATGAGGATATGACATTCACCATCAATAAGAAAACAG GCATCATCAGCCTCTCCAACTCCCAGAAGCCTCAGCTGATGACGGGGCGTGGCTACCACCAGCTGAACGTGTCCACCTCTGACCACGTCTTCACCAGTTCAGCTACTGTCCATATCAACGTCACCCGGGTCAACCGCCATCCTCCGGTGTTCAGCCAGGAGGAATACATCACTGATTTCATGGAGAATGGTACCGCGGGAGAAGTGGTCTTTCAG GTTATGGCTTCTGATGATGACAGCGGTGACAATGGTGTTGTCACCTACTCCATCATTAGTGCTGAGGCTAGACGGATGTTTGATATTGACAGTGAAACAG GTGTTCTTATGTCAGAGATGCCTATAGAGGGAGACTCAa GGGAGATTCACAGCAGAATGCTTCTTGATCTAGAATCTGTCAGTGACAGGATGCTACCTGTACCCATTATGGCAGTCGACGGTGGAGGAAAGACTGCATACACCACCGTCAATGTCATCCTCAATGACAGGAATGATAATGTACCACGCTTTGAGATGAGGGAATACAAGGCGTTCACTAGATCCAACGTGGAAATCGATGTCCCCATTTTAGTG GTGACTGCGACAGATGTAGACTCTGGTAGCAATGCTTTGTTGACGTACTCGTTTGAGAGTGGTACTGCTCAGTCTGCATTAGATCTCTTTGAGATTGATCCTAAGACTGGAAGCATCTCAGCATCATCATCTCTTCAAGGAGAAG AAGGATCTACCTTCCAATTCTTTGTTGGTGTGACCGATAGTGGCAATCCTCCACTGAACTGGGTGACGGCAGCAGAGATCTATGTCCTCTCTGAAGATGATGAACTGCCAGTCTTTGATGGGCTGGTCAATGAACCTGACATCGATGTTGCTGAGAATACGCCTGTTGGAACGGTCCTCTCTAGTTTCCTAGCTCATAGCAACTCGTCCCTGACATATTCCTTGGTACCGGGTAATGAAGTGCACACCAACGATCCATCGCACTTTTCAATCGATGAACATGGTAACCTGACATTGGTGAGTGCCTTGGACTTTGAATCTGTCTCGTGGTACAAGCTGATCATCAAGGCCAGCACTAATACAGAGCCTTCTATATCTGCATACTTCACCGTCCTGGTGACAGTGACCGATGTCAATGACAACATGCCGGTGTTTGAAGATGTGGCATACAACATCAAGGTTCCAGAGAACACTCCGGTGGATGATGCCATATTGAAGGTTGTTGCAAGGGATGCTGATGCTGGCTCCAATGGCCAAGTCCTCTACTACCTTGATGTGGAGAACGACCTGGAAGTGTTTGAGAAGTTTGAGCTGAACGAGATGACCGGTATCTTGACCATCCAAGAGGGCCTTGACCGGGAGACAGCCATCACGTATGACATCCTTATCTTAGCCAGGGATGTCACCAATGAGGATTTCACATCCACCGCAACAGTTCACGTCACAGTGATGGATTTCAACGACTCTCCTCCGCGATTCACTCAGAAGGTCTACCCTGGTGAGGTCCTGGAGAGCGATCCCATCGGGACGGTCACAGTCTCCATCGAGGCAGTTGATGGTGACATTGGTGCCAATGCTCAAGTTGTCTACTACATCACATCGGGAGATCCTTTCAATCATTTTGCAATCGAGAGCAACTCTGGCATGATCTATGTGACCAACCCTCTGGATCGGGAGTTGAAGGATACCTATCGTCTGAATGTGACAGCCACTGATGGTCTTTTCTCTGACACTGCTCAGGTTGTGATCTCAGTACAAGACATCAATGATAACTCTCCCGTCTGTGCACAG ACCTTGTACACTGAGAACATCCGTGAGAACCTTGCATCGGGACATTACATCCTGCATGTAACAGCATCGGATGCAGACATCGGTAGTAATGCAGAGATAACCTTCTCTCTGGAAGGTGAAGGGTCTGAATTATTTACAATTGAGAAAGACCAAG ACCAAAACACTGGCACCGTCCGTACCTCTGGCACCCTTGACTACGAGGCCCAGCAGTTTTATCGCTTCCAGGTGATCGCGAGCGATGGTGGTGGATTGTCCTGCTCATCAGATATCTCCATTGGATTGCTAGATGTGAATGATAACCCACCAGCATTCTCGCAACTAATCTACAATGTCAGCGTGAGTGAGAACACAACTGTGAACACGCTGCTAACCAGAGTGCAGGCTATCGATCCAGATAAAG atgccAACAGGAGGCATCGGTTCAGCATCAGTGATGGCAATAGCGAAGGGACCTTCTCACTGGACGATGAGTCTGGCATCTTGACCCTGATACAGCCTTTGGATCGGGAACTCCGCAGCCATTACAACCTGACCCTTGGAGTCACTGATATCCTCCAGGCAAGTCTGACCACCTCAGCACAGCTCATTGTCAACGTCCTGGATGAGAACGACAATGAGCCCCAGTTTGAGAGTGATCTCTACAATGCTTCTATCGCTGAGGATGCAGAGATAGGAAGCATTGTTGTTACAGTGCTTGCTATCAGCCAGGATGTAGGACTCAATGCCGAGATCATGTACCAGATTGTCTCCGGCAATGAGCATGGGAAATTCAAGATCGACAGCACAACAG GTGAGATCAGCGTTGCTTTTGAGCTGGACTTTGAGATGTCCAACAAGTATTACCTGACCGTAAAAGCCACTGACATGGGCACCAACCCCCTCTCTGACACTACCACGATCAACATCTTTATCACCGATGCCAATGATAATTCCCCAGTTTTCAGTGAGGACATCTATAGCATCTCGGTCAACGAAGCAGCGAGGGTTGAAGGGGATGTCATCCAG GTAATGGCTACAGATGAGGACAGTGGAGATAACGGCAGGGTGTCCTACTCTATTGTTCATGGTAACCTCTTCAATCAATTCACCATCAATCCTGACAATGGACTGGTCAGCCTGGCCTTAGAGCTGGACAGAGAACAG ATCTCATCGTACTCCTTGGGGGTGAGAGCCAGTGATGCCGGTGAAGAACCAAGGTACACTGATGTCACCGTCCAGATCATCGTCGATGATATCAACGACAACCCTCCTCTCCTTCCAAGACAGAACTACACCATAATACGACAGGAAGACACCGCAGTGGAGGCTGATCTCCTTCAGCTGAATGCCACAGACCTTGACACACAAGCAAACGGTCCTCCATTCATCTTTGAGATCGTCAGAGGCAATGACAATGGAGCATTCTTCATCACTTCCACAAATATGCTCAGGAACAGGATCTGGTTCAACAGGGACATCGAGACACAGTACAACCTGACGATAAAGGTGTCTGACAGTGCTCGGTCACCACTTTACTCTCTATCCTacatcacgatcatcatcattgatccAATGAATATGCCGGAGGTTGTTACTCCTGTTAAGATATCCATCAATTCCTTTGAGGAGACCTTTCCCGGTGGATGGATTGGACAGATCTCTGCCTCCGACGCTGATCCCTATGATGAGCTTGTCTTTGAGCTTCAAAATGACAATGTCTTCCGCATTGGTCGAGATGATGGCCTCATCATTGCGCCACCAGATTTAGACGAAGGTTTTTACCACATCAATGCCAGTGTCAGTGACGGACAGTTCACTGTTTATGCTGAAGCGAATGTTACTGTTCAGATGCTCAACCAAGCCATGCTGAACAACAGCGTCACCATCACCTTTGCCGATGTCACGCCTGAAGAATTTCTACCAAACTCTGGCATCTTCATGTACACTGTGGCCAACCACTTCTCAGGGGCAACCCCTGAGGATGTTACCATCATCACCTTCCACCCATCTGCTGAAAACAATGACAATACCGATGTTGTCTTCTCCATCCATCGCAGCAAGAGCAGGGAGAGTTTCTTCAAACCCAAGCAGATCCAGAGACAGATGGATTCCCTCAGTGCTGCTCTTCATGAGCGTATGAAGCATGACGTGGTATCAGCTGTCAGTGACCTGTGCACAGCAGACTCTTGCGAGGAGAGTTACATCTGCAATAACATTGTTAGGTTAGACTTCTCTGACATCTTAACATTCACAACCGATGATGAGAGTTTTGTGTCTTCCAGGCTCTACAGGGACTTCACCTGCACCTGTATTGTAG ATTCCTGTGTGACGACCACCAAGAAGCCGACCACAACCAAGGCAACAACGACGACAACCCCCAAGCCTCGCACGCCGTCTGTGATCAACGATCCTTGTGCAAGCAATCCCTGCCATGCCAACATGAACTGCCGTAGAGATGGCTACAGTGGCTATGTCTGTGAATGCATGGATGATTCTTTGTCTTGCCTTC CTGGACCTGACGAGGCAATGAATTTTAATGGCCAGAGCTATGTGACCTACACCGACCTTGTACTGTCTACATCGTCCACTCTGTTCTCGGCGAGTATTAACACTGATCGTCCCAATGGTGTCATCATGGATGGTGCTGGTGAATTCGATTACAGCGTTCTAGAG ATTGAGAATGGATACCTGACATATCGTTTGAACTGTGGTACAGGAGAAGCCAAGATTCGCATCACTCAGAAGAAGGTCAATGACTTTGACTGGCACAAGATCTCCATCAACCGGGAGAAAAACCATGCTGTGCTAACCCTCGATGGGCAGTACACAGCGGAAGGCACAGCACCTGGTGAAAACCAAGACCTGAACATTGACACCATCAGCATTGGCTCCAGTCCACCTGCTAAAGGTAGGGCTCGCCGTTCTGCAGATATTGGCTTCACCGGTTGCATGGGTGGGCTGAGCCTTGATAATTCTCCACTCCCTCTTCTGGGGGATTCCGTCCAACCGCACAACATTGGCAAGTGTCAGCGTAGGTGGCCTATGGACTGTAGCCCAAACCCTTGTGAGAACGACGGGAACTGTCTGGACTATGGGTACAGTATCACCTGTGATTGCCTTCATAACTGGTCTGGAGAGAGATGTGAGATCAAGAATTGCCAAGATGATGTAGACTGTGAAGAGTATCCAACAATCACCAGTGGGTTCCCCTTGcgccttatcatcatcatcattggtgTCCTGGTTGCtataatcatcatcgtcttcatccTTGCTGCCTGCCGTTATCATCGCAATAAGAGGAGACGATCACGTTACCCGCCTCGTGACGGAATGGGCCGGAGTTATGATGAGGATTACAAGCGGGACAGTAAGCTGTCGGATTCGGATTACCCTCTGAGTCTGCCGCTTAACCCGATCGCCACCCCACCAAGTCCAACGCCTCCTCCGCTACCTACGCGCCCAGCATCATACACCCGTAGCAACCATAATTCATTGAACAATCTGGATCGTGACCGTCATGATGACATACCTTACCATGGACAGCCAATCAGTATGCCGCCCTCTCTAGCTCCTGTTCCATCAAACTCTGCTTCGGATAGTGACTCCATTGCCAAACCGACATGGGAGTTTGATACTCCAAGTACGCACAATAGTTTTATCGATG GGCGTGACAGCAATAAGGGTCTTAGCCCCCACCCCATGCAGCATTCTCAACCTAGCATACTACCACCTGTTAGGCGTGGCCTGAACACGCCCATGAACATCCGTCATCCACCGGTGGAGAGCCCCCCTGCCTACCGGGCCGTCAATCCCAACCAGGCTGATATGGTCTCTATGAGCTCCGTTAATACAGAGAATGAAGATGACGGCCTCAGAG GATTTCAGTGGGATTACAGTGACTGGGTTCAGCATCCTGAAGCCCTCAACAACATTCCTGAGATCCCCCCTAGAGCTCCCAGAGACAGCCCCACCAACGTCTCCACCACCACATCCCACATCAACGAAGACGATGACTACGAGACGGAGGACGATGAAGACGAGTACGTGGGCGGGGACGACACTGACTACCCACCGGAGAACGACGACATGCCCATCGCCAGAGCGGCCCAGCACTTCCGGCGCGAGCTGGAGAACTACCCACCAATGGACGATTACGACGGGTTGCCGTTGAACGCCATCAACATGCACCCGGGTCATTACTTGCCATCTCATGGAGGTAGCACCTCGGAGGTCCCGCCGGACTACGAGGGCACGGGAGGCTCACCGGACCACGAGACCACTCCGTTCTTAGTCCCCCAGAGGAATCACCTGGCAAGGGGGCCAGACTACCGCCGACCAATCAGTGACATTTCGCAAGATGCGCTCTCCATGTCGATGTACACGTCAACAAATGCGTCTTGCTCCGACGTGTCGGCTCTGGAGCCGGACAGTGAGATTAATTTAAGTGAATTTGAGTTTGACATTGAGGACCATTTAACAAATCTACAAACAAGTACTGACGTGTAG